In one Microbacterium invictum genomic region, the following are encoded:
- a CDS encoding LemA family protein has translation MWEWLIPVLIVVALVVIAGIYLWATYNSLVQLNVRVDEAWSDITVQLKRRADLLPNLIESVKGYAAHEKAVFENVTRARAETLSAGGPAEAGVAEGHMQQALRSLFAVAEAYPQLQASQNFLQLQQSIVDTEDKIQASRRFYNGGVRELNTKIKVFPNNLFARNLGFDEREFFEVVDGAAISEPPRVQF, from the coding sequence ATGTGGGAATGGCTCATCCCCGTCCTGATCGTCGTCGCACTCGTCGTCATCGCGGGGATCTATCTCTGGGCGACGTACAACTCGCTGGTGCAGCTGAATGTGCGCGTCGACGAGGCATGGAGCGACATCACCGTTCAGCTCAAGCGCAGAGCCGACCTCCTGCCGAACCTCATCGAGTCGGTGAAGGGATACGCCGCACACGAGAAGGCGGTGTTCGAGAACGTCACCCGGGCGCGCGCCGAGACCCTGTCCGCGGGCGGCCCCGCCGAGGCGGGCGTGGCGGAGGGTCACATGCAGCAGGCGCTGCGGTCGCTGTTCGCCGTCGCGGAGGCGTACCCCCAGCTGCAGGCGAGTCAGAACTTCCTGCAGCTGCAGCAGTCCATCGTCGACACCGAGGACAAGATCCAGGCGTCGCGGCGCTTCTACAACGGGGGCGTGCGCGAACTGAACACCAAGATCAAGGTGTTCCCGAACAACCTGTTCGCCCGCAACCTCGGCTTCGACGAGCGGGAATTCTTCGAAGTCGTCGACGGCGCGGCTATTTCGGAGCCTCCGCGCGTTCAGTTTTGA
- a CDS encoding O-methyltransferase: MTLPTPDAWSRVDRYLTGALVGDDAALREAVADQRAAGLPAIEVAPLTGKFLHLMVRMTGARRVLEIGTLGGYSSIWMARALPEGGTVVTVEAEPRNAAVARTNLARAGVGERVSIREGRGSEVLPELVGEEPFDLVFIDADKESNTVYLDWAARLGRAGTVVIVDNVVRAGEVANPASESLQVHGVRRGLEMLARDPRFDATALQTLDAKGWDGLALAVVV, translated from the coding sequence ATGACCCTGCCGACTCCCGACGCGTGGTCGCGCGTCGACCGCTATCTGACCGGCGCCCTCGTGGGCGACGACGCCGCGCTCCGCGAGGCGGTGGCCGACCAGCGGGCAGCCGGCCTCCCGGCCATCGAGGTGGCGCCGCTGACCGGGAAGTTCCTCCACCTCATGGTGCGGATGACCGGCGCCCGACGGGTGCTGGAGATCGGGACGCTCGGCGGGTATTCGTCGATCTGGATGGCGCGGGCTCTGCCGGAGGGCGGGACCGTCGTCACCGTCGAGGCCGAGCCCCGCAACGCCGCCGTCGCACGGACGAACCTCGCCCGTGCCGGAGTGGGGGAGCGGGTGAGCATCAGGGAGGGGCGCGGCTCGGAGGTGCTGCCGGAACTCGTCGGCGAGGAGCCGTTCGACCTGGTGTTCATCGATGCCGACAAGGAGTCCAACACCGTGTACCTCGACTGGGCGGCGCGGCTCGGGCGCGCCGGCACCGTTGTGATCGTCGACAACGTCGTGCGGGCCGGCGAGGTGGCCAACCCCGCCAGCGAGAGCCTGCAGGTGCACGGCGTCCGCCGAGGTCTGGAGATGCTCGCTCGCGATCCGCGCTTCGACGCCACCGCGCTGCAGACCCTCGACGCCAAGGGGTGGGACGGGCTGGCGCTGGCCGTGGTGGTGTGA
- a CDS encoding D-arabinono-1,4-lactone oxidase — protein MTRPGAVWRNWGRTAEAKPVRAEFPGSPEAVERAVRAAARRGLRIKPVGSGHSFSAIAVAPEVLLNLSALSGVVAIDRAAGRATLGAGTPLHQVPRLLARHGLAMQNLGDIDRQTLAGALSTGTHGTGAAFGGLATQVVGVTLVTGTGETRRIGEDDPLLAAVALGLGALGVLVDVTLQCVPAFHLAAVERPEPLDDVVAALDERAGTADHFEFYWFPHTDVALTKTNERLPETTPRRPLPRVGRFVDETILANGVYRGICAAGVALPPVIPAFSRLAARVTGDRAYLDRSHRVFTQRRNVRFREMEYALPASQVAAAFGEVRALIDAEGWRISFPIEVRFAAGDDRWLSSAYGRPTGYIAVHRYFREDPTAYFAAVEQIMLAHGGRPHWGKLHALDADALRERYPRFDDFLAVRSEFDPEGLFRNAYLDRVLGVPSPV, from the coding sequence GTGACCCGCCCGGGCGCCGTCTGGCGCAACTGGGGACGCACCGCGGAGGCGAAACCGGTACGCGCGGAGTTCCCCGGCAGCCCCGAGGCAGTCGAGCGCGCAGTCCGCGCGGCCGCCCGCCGCGGCCTGCGGATCAAGCCGGTCGGGTCGGGGCACAGTTTCTCGGCGATCGCCGTCGCGCCCGAAGTGCTCCTGAACCTCTCGGCACTCTCGGGTGTCGTGGCGATCGACCGGGCAGCCGGGCGGGCGACCCTCGGAGCCGGCACGCCGCTTCATCAGGTGCCCCGCCTCCTCGCCCGTCACGGCCTCGCAATGCAGAACCTCGGCGACATCGATCGACAGACCCTCGCCGGCGCCCTCTCCACCGGCACGCACGGCACGGGCGCCGCCTTCGGGGGTTTGGCCACGCAGGTCGTCGGCGTCACCCTGGTCACCGGCACCGGTGAGACCCGCCGGATCGGCGAGGACGATCCGTTGCTGGCCGCCGTCGCTCTCGGCCTCGGAGCGCTGGGCGTCCTCGTGGATGTGACCCTCCAGTGCGTTCCCGCCTTCCACCTCGCTGCGGTCGAGCGTCCCGAGCCGCTGGACGACGTCGTGGCGGCACTCGACGAGCGGGCGGGCACCGCGGACCACTTCGAGTTCTACTGGTTCCCCCACACCGATGTGGCCCTGACGAAGACGAACGAGCGGCTCCCCGAGACGACCCCGCGTCGTCCTCTGCCGCGTGTCGGCCGCTTCGTGGACGAGACGATCCTCGCCAACGGCGTGTATCGCGGAATCTGCGCCGCAGGAGTCGCCCTCCCCCCGGTCATCCCGGCGTTCTCGCGCCTGGCCGCACGGGTCACCGGCGATCGCGCCTACCTCGATCGGTCGCACCGCGTCTTCACTCAGCGGCGCAACGTGCGCTTCCGTGAGATGGAGTACGCCCTTCCCGCGTCACAGGTCGCCGCGGCGTTCGGCGAGGTGCGCGCGCTCATCGACGCTGAGGGATGGCGGATCTCGTTCCCGATCGAGGTGCGCTTCGCAGCGGGGGACGACCGCTGGCTGTCCTCCGCGTACGGCAGACCGACCGGATACATCGCCGTTCACCGCTACTTCCGCGAGGATCCCACGGCCTACTTCGCGGCCGTGGAGCAGATCATGCTGGCCCACGGCGGGCGCCCGCACTGGGGCAAGCTGCACGCGCTCGACGCCGATGCGCTGCGGGAGCGGTACCCGCGGTTCGATGACTTCCTCGCGGTGCGCAGCGAGTTCGATCCCGAGGGGCTGTTCCGCAATGCGTACCTCGACCGCGTGCTCGGCGTCCCGTCGCCTGTCTAG
- the eno gene encoding phosphopyruvate hydratase, translating to MASIEAVGAREILDSRGNPTVEVEVLLDDGIVQRAAVPSGASTGAFEAYELRDGDKSRYGGKGVLKAVAAVIDELGPAIEGVDASEQRIIDEILIETDGTENKSRTGANAILGVSLAVAKAAADSADLPLFRYLGGPNAHLLPVPLFNVINGGEHADNGIDFQEFFLAPIGADTYAESLRWGTEVYHVLKGELKAAGFATGLGDEGGFAPDLPSNREGLDFLVRAIEKAGFTPGADIAVGLDVAATEFFADGVYTVEGKAWSVDDLISYFTELVADYPIVTIEDALAEDDWDGWKSLTDAIGSKVQLVGDDLFVTNPTRLADGISRGVANALLVKVNQIGTLSETLDAIALATRSGYASMLSHRSGETEDTTIADLAVAVNAGQIKTGAPARSERVAKYNQLLRIEEELGDAAEFAGRSAFPRYRG from the coding sequence GTGGCATCAATCGAGGCTGTAGGCGCGCGCGAGATCCTGGATTCGCGCGGCAACCCGACCGTCGAGGTGGAGGTGTTGCTCGACGACGGCATCGTGCAGCGCGCGGCCGTGCCTTCGGGCGCGTCTACCGGTGCGTTCGAGGCGTACGAGCTGCGCGACGGCGACAAGAGCCGGTACGGCGGCAAGGGCGTGCTGAAGGCCGTCGCCGCCGTCATCGACGAGCTCGGCCCCGCGATCGAAGGCGTCGATGCCAGCGAGCAGCGCATCATCGACGAGATCCTCATCGAGACTGACGGCACCGAGAACAAGTCCCGCACCGGCGCCAACGCGATCCTCGGCGTCAGCCTCGCGGTGGCCAAGGCGGCAGCCGACAGCGCCGACCTGCCGCTCTTCCGCTACCTCGGCGGACCCAACGCGCACCTCCTGCCTGTGCCGCTGTTCAACGTCATCAACGGCGGTGAGCACGCCGACAACGGCATCGACTTCCAGGAGTTCTTCCTCGCGCCCATCGGTGCCGACACCTACGCCGAGTCGCTGCGCTGGGGCACCGAGGTGTACCACGTGCTCAAGGGCGAGCTGAAGGCCGCCGGCTTCGCCACGGGCCTCGGTGACGAGGGCGGCTTCGCCCCCGACCTCCCGAGCAACCGCGAGGGTCTGGACTTCCTCGTCCGCGCGATCGAGAAGGCCGGCTTCACCCCCGGCGCGGACATCGCCGTGGGCCTGGACGTGGCGGCGACGGAGTTCTTCGCCGACGGCGTCTACACCGTCGAGGGGAAGGCCTGGAGCGTCGACGACCTCATCTCGTACTTCACCGAGCTGGTCGCCGACTACCCGATCGTCACCATCGAGGACGCCCTCGCCGAGGACGACTGGGACGGCTGGAAGAGCCTGACCGATGCCATCGGGTCGAAGGTGCAGCTGGTCGGCGACGACCTGTTCGTGACCAACCCCACGCGCCTGGCCGACGGGATCTCCCGCGGTGTCGCGAACGCGCTCCTGGTGAAGGTCAATCAGATCGGCACGCTGTCCGAGACCCTCGACGCCATCGCCCTGGCCACCCGGTCGGGCTACGCGTCGATGCTCTCGCACCGCTCGGGCGAGACCGAGGACACCACCATCGCCGACCTGGCCGTGGCCGTCAACGCCGGTCAGATCAAGACCGGCGCGCCCGCTCGCAGCGAGCGGGTGGCGAAATACAATCAGCTTCTGCGCATCGAAGAGGAGCTGGGCGACGCCGCGGAGTTCGCCGGCCGCTCCGCCTTCCCCCGCTACCGGGGCTGA
- a CDS encoding S8 family serine peptidase, with the protein MTRRGCAATIGVLVAALLGGLVAPAAAVASPTPDAAAADPVRAAEYWLDDYGIRDAWRTTRGEGVRIAVIDTGIGRGPVEFAGAVVGGTDVSDIGAPDGRLPVGAIDGNHGSWVASLAAARGTGPDTGMIGVAPAAELLSVSIGVGNSSPVPFAEQIAEAVRWSVDNGADIINLSLTTNTPDWDRSWDDAFLYAFDNDVVVVVAAGNRGTGTTRVGAPATIPGVLAVGGVDPEGRASVEASTQGITIGVAAPSENLLGVSADGRVVSWNGTSGAAPIVAGVAALVRSAYPELDAANVINRIIATARPVPGVAVPDPLYGYGLIDASAALSATVPEVTQNPLGDLAEWVRLYRRAESTSAPEPQPTPSTVEVPALPPADAAGPPGSPFLPTAQTLLYGTLPLGALTVGAILVALGVTAAVRRVRLASRTPSR; encoded by the coding sequence ATGACCCGGCGCGGCTGCGCGGCGACGATCGGCGTCCTCGTCGCGGCGCTCCTCGGGGGGCTGGTCGCCCCCGCGGCGGCCGTCGCGTCGCCGACGCCCGATGCCGCGGCCGCTGATCCCGTGCGGGCGGCGGAGTACTGGCTCGACGACTACGGCATCCGCGACGCGTGGCGCACCACGCGCGGAGAGGGCGTGCGCATCGCGGTCATCGACACCGGCATCGGCCGCGGTCCGGTCGAGTTCGCCGGTGCCGTCGTCGGCGGCACCGACGTGTCCGACATCGGCGCGCCCGACGGCCGGCTTCCCGTCGGCGCCATCGACGGCAATCACGGCAGCTGGGTCGCCTCGCTCGCCGCGGCGCGCGGCACGGGTCCCGACACGGGCATGATCGGTGTCGCCCCGGCGGCGGAACTGCTCTCGGTGTCGATCGGGGTGGGCAACTCCTCTCCGGTGCCCTTCGCCGAGCAGATCGCCGAAGCCGTCCGGTGGTCGGTCGACAACGGCGCCGACATCATCAACCTCTCCCTCACGACGAACACCCCCGACTGGGATCGCAGCTGGGACGACGCGTTCCTCTACGCCTTCGACAACGACGTGGTCGTGGTGGTCGCCGCCGGCAACCGGGGGACCGGCACGACACGGGTCGGAGCGCCGGCCACCATTCCCGGGGTCCTCGCCGTGGGCGGCGTCGACCCGGAGGGTCGTGCGAGCGTCGAAGCGTCCACCCAGGGCATCACGATCGGAGTGGCCGCGCCGAGCGAGAACCTCCTCGGCGTCTCCGCCGACGGCCGGGTGGTGTCGTGGAACGGCACCAGCGGGGCCGCGCCCATCGTCGCCGGGGTCGCCGCGCTGGTGCGCTCGGCGTACCCCGAGCTCGACGCGGCCAACGTCATCAACCGCATCATCGCCACGGCGCGCCCGGTGCCGGGGGTCGCGGTGCCCGATCCGCTGTACGGCTACGGCCTCATCGACGCCTCGGCGGCGCTCTCGGCGACGGTGCCCGAGGTGACGCAGAATCCGCTCGGCGACCTCGCGGAATGGGTGCGGCTCTACCGCCGGGCCGAGAGCACGAGCGCGCCCGAGCCGCAGCCCACGCCGAGCACCGTGGAGGTGCCGGCGTTGCCGCCGGCCGACGCCGCGGGCCCTCCCGGATCGCCGTTCCTGCCGACGGCGCAGACCCTGCTGTACGGCACCCTGCCGCTCGGGGCCCTGACCGTCGGGGCTATACTGGTGGCGCTCGGCGTCACTGCTGCTGTCCGACGCGTCCGATTGGCGTCCCGCACGCCGAGCCGTTGA
- a CDS encoding DNA glycosylase AlkZ-like family protein, whose product MTSVRILSRAEAARIAVQAQLLTAQRPGDIVETVQSLTVLPIDPTAAIAPTADLILWSRIGWPYEPSDFRRLFHDDREIFEWHGFYRPMSDLPLFLPEMRRGPRSASARDWVASNERFRRDILDRLRVDGPLRPTDIEDTADVPWRSTGWTNDRNVLQMLEILTGVGEVAVDHRDAKGRWFDLAERIYPEVASPPDDDAARGRAERRLSALGIARRKATAQPGEPIDVGDIGVEVIVDGVDGRWRVDPILLDAGASDPRTALLSPHDRLVFDRVRLREIFGFEYVLEMYKPAASRRWGYFALPILHGDRLIGKLDATLDRRAGTLRINAVHEDEPFAGSTADAVDAEIDDLARWLGVDVARP is encoded by the coding sequence TTGACCTCGGTTCGCATCCTCTCCCGCGCCGAGGCGGCGCGCATCGCCGTGCAGGCGCAGCTGCTGACCGCGCAGCGGCCCGGTGACATCGTCGAGACCGTCCAGTCCCTGACGGTCCTTCCCATCGATCCGACGGCGGCGATCGCCCCGACCGCCGACCTGATCCTGTGGAGCCGTATCGGCTGGCCCTATGAGCCGTCCGACTTCCGCCGGCTCTTCCACGACGATCGTGAGATCTTCGAATGGCACGGCTTCTATCGGCCGATGAGCGACCTTCCGCTCTTCCTCCCCGAGATGCGCCGCGGTCCGCGGTCGGCATCCGCCCGCGACTGGGTCGCGTCCAACGAACGGTTCCGTCGCGACATCCTGGACCGGCTTCGGGTTGACGGGCCGCTGCGGCCGACCGACATCGAAGACACCGCCGACGTGCCCTGGCGATCGACGGGATGGACGAACGATCGCAACGTCCTGCAGATGCTCGAGATCCTCACCGGTGTCGGCGAGGTGGCCGTGGATCATCGGGATGCGAAGGGCAGATGGTTCGACCTCGCTGAGCGCATCTACCCGGAGGTGGCGTCACCGCCCGACGACGACGCCGCACGCGGGAGGGCGGAGCGACGGCTGTCGGCCTTGGGGATCGCACGGCGGAAGGCTACCGCGCAGCCGGGGGAGCCCATCGATGTCGGCGACATCGGTGTCGAGGTGATCGTCGACGGGGTCGACGGGCGATGGCGAGTCGACCCGATACTGCTCGACGCCGGCGCTTCGGATCCGCGCACGGCCCTCCTCTCGCCGCACGACCGCCTCGTCTTCGATCGCGTGCGCCTGCGGGAGATCTTCGGCTTCGAGTACGTCCTGGAGATGTACAAGCCCGCCGCATCGCGGCGCTGGGGATACTTCGCGCTGCCGATCCTCCACGGTGATCGGCTGATCGGAAAGCTCGACGCCACCCTCGATCGCCGGGCGGGCACCCTCCGCATCAACGCCGTGCACGAGGACGAGCCCTTCGCCGGCTCGACAGCCGATGCCGTGGACGCCGAGATCGACGATCTGGCCAGATGGCTCGGCGTCGATGTCGCGCGGCCCTAG
- a CDS encoding DUF501 domain-containing protein, whose amino-acid sequence MTRPPFPPVSDADLTVVRRQLGRPARGVLGIAARCVCGNPTVVATAPRLPDGTPFPTFYYLTHPAATAAMSALEAGHVMPELLAETQADPDRMAAYRRAHEEYLADRAQFGEVVEIAGISAGGMPTRVKCLHALAAHALAAGPGVNPVGDAALARSTWSPDVCACAPEESG is encoded by the coding sequence GTGACGAGGCCCCCGTTTCCCCCGGTGAGCGACGCCGACCTGACCGTGGTCCGGCGCCAGCTCGGGCGTCCGGCCCGCGGCGTCCTGGGCATCGCCGCGCGATGCGTGTGCGGCAATCCCACCGTCGTCGCCACCGCGCCCCGGCTCCCCGACGGCACGCCCTTCCCGACCTTCTACTACCTGACCCACCCGGCGGCGACCGCGGCCATGTCGGCGCTGGAGGCCGGGCACGTCATGCCCGAGCTCCTTGCCGAGACACAGGCCGATCCCGACCGGATGGCGGCGTACCGGCGTGCCCACGAGGAGTACCTCGCCGATCGCGCGCAGTTCGGCGAGGTCGTCGAGATCGCCGGGATCTCTGCGGGAGGCATGCCCACGCGGGTGAAGTGCCTGCATGCGCTGGCAGCGCACGCGCTGGCCGCCGGCCCCGGCGTCAATCCGGTGGGCGATGCCGCACTCGCGCGATCGACGTGGTCACCCGATGTGTGCGCGTGCGCCCCGGAGGAGAGCGGATGA
- a CDS encoding NAD(P)/FAD-dependent oxidoreductase, with protein sequence MTHTAHRILIVGGGYAGFYTAWKLEKRLRRGEAEVTIVDPLAYMTYQPFLPEVAAGSIEARHSVVPLRRHLKRTRIVAAKVTGIDHAHKTATITPIAGEPYQQEYDQIVVTAGAVSRTFPIPGIADNAIGLKTIEEAVAIRDRLLTNFDKAAALPPGPERERLLTVVVVGGGFAGIEVFAELRSFASSLVAKYPELTFDETHFHLIEAMGRIMPEVSLKTSEWVLKDLAKRGAFVHLDTQVTSAVDGDVELSTGEVIPADLIVWTAGVMANPTVVRGGDLPVEERGRIRTRADLRVGTDDEIVEGAWAAGDVAAVPDLSGGGVGGYCVPNAQHAVRQGKLLAKNIVAVLRGENPVDYLHKNLGAVAGLGLYNGAFQSGNIAIKGFLAWLAHRGYHGLAMPTWERKLRVVAGWLGNVVLGRDMANLEAVQHPRAAFEEFAARPRPAQPAVTPPQAPRDAGAAADAPEKSRVAAGR encoded by the coding sequence GTGACCCACACCGCGCACAGGATCCTCATTGTCGGTGGCGGATACGCAGGCTTCTACACGGCGTGGAAGCTCGAGAAGCGTCTGCGCCGCGGCGAGGCCGAGGTGACGATCGTCGATCCGCTCGCCTACATGACCTATCAGCCGTTCCTGCCCGAGGTGGCCGCCGGCTCGATCGAGGCTCGGCATTCGGTGGTCCCCCTGCGACGACACCTGAAGCGCACCCGGATCGTCGCGGCGAAGGTCACCGGAATCGATCACGCCCACAAGACGGCGACGATCACGCCGATCGCCGGTGAGCCGTATCAGCAGGAGTACGACCAGATCGTCGTCACCGCGGGCGCGGTCTCACGCACCTTCCCGATTCCGGGCATCGCCGACAACGCGATCGGGCTGAAGACGATCGAAGAGGCCGTCGCGATCCGCGACCGCCTGCTGACGAACTTCGACAAGGCCGCCGCCCTGCCGCCCGGCCCCGAGCGCGAGCGCCTGCTCACGGTCGTGGTGGTCGGCGGTGGGTTCGCGGGCATCGAGGTCTTCGCCGAGCTGCGCTCGTTCGCGTCGTCGCTCGTGGCGAAGTACCCCGAGCTGACCTTCGACGAGACCCACTTCCACCTCATCGAAGCGATGGGCCGCATCATGCCCGAGGTGTCGCTGAAGACCAGCGAGTGGGTGCTGAAGGACCTGGCCAAGCGCGGAGCCTTCGTCCACCTCGACACCCAGGTCACGAGCGCCGTCGACGGCGATGTGGAACTGTCCACCGGAGAGGTCATCCCCGCCGACCTCATCGTCTGGACGGCCGGTGTCATGGCCAACCCGACCGTCGTACGCGGTGGCGATCTGCCGGTCGAGGAGCGCGGTCGCATCCGCACCCGCGCCGACCTGCGCGTCGGCACGGACGACGAGATCGTCGAGGGCGCCTGGGCGGCGGGCGACGTCGCGGCGGTCCCCGACCTCTCCGGTGGCGGCGTCGGCGGCTACTGCGTGCCGAACGCCCAGCACGCCGTTCGGCAGGGCAAGCTCCTGGCCAAGAACATCGTCGCGGTGCTCCGCGGTGAGAATCCCGTCGACTATCTCCACAAGAACCTCGGAGCCGTCGCAGGTCTCGGCCTCTACAACGGCGCATTCCAGTCGGGCAACATCGCCATCAAGGGCTTCCTCGCCTGGCTCGCCCACCGCGGTTACCATGGCCTCGCCATGCCGACCTGGGAGCGCAAGCTGCGCGTCGTCGCCGGCTGGCTCGGCAACGTCGTCCTGGGTCGTGACATGGCCAATCTCGAAGCGGTCCAGCACCCGCGCGCGGCATTCGAGGAGTTCGCTGCGCGCCCCCGGCCGGCTCAGCCCGCGGTGACACCGCCGCAGGCGCCCCGCGACGCGGGCGCTGCTGCCGACGCACCCGAGAAGTCGCGGGTCGCCGCCGGACGCTGA
- a CDS encoding septum formation initiator family protein has protein sequence MTTGSAPPSPSSTRGRRRPGGRSGGGRVDVRGWLGGIRLSGFMVIMLGLVVLAAFVLVPTVGTYLDQRQQIAALERSVELTREQIDELESERERWSDPAYITTEARERLYYVRPGEVVYLIDNDLPPEDVPREQGAVSDEVERTRTDWMSQLLRSVTEAGLATSVTDPG, from the coding sequence GTGACCACCGGATCGGCTCCCCCTTCGCCGTCCTCGACGCGCGGGCGCCGTCGTCCCGGAGGCCGCTCCGGCGGCGGCCGTGTCGACGTGCGCGGCTGGCTCGGCGGCATCCGCCTCTCGGGGTTCATGGTGATCATGCTGGGCCTGGTCGTCCTCGCCGCCTTCGTGCTGGTTCCCACGGTCGGGACCTACCTCGATCAGCGTCAGCAGATCGCCGCCCTGGAGCGGTCGGTGGAGCTGACCCGGGAGCAGATCGACGAGCTCGAGTCCGAACGCGAGCGGTGGAGCGACCCCGCCTACATCACCACCGAAGCCCGCGAGCGGCTCTATTACGTGCGTCCCGGAGAAGTGGTGTATCTGATCGACAATGACCTGCCGCCCGAGGACGTCCCCCGTGAGCAGGGCGCCGTCAGCGACGAGGTCGAGCGCACCCGCACCGACTGGATGTCGCAGCTGCTGCGCTCGGTCACCGAGGCCGGTCTCGCCACCAGCGTCACCGACCCCGGGTAG
- a CDS encoding amino acid deaminase/aldolase, which yields MTIDLLARDGAATLSAERWRTPARYWAELSAATAHLPAPVAAIDREALSYNALDMMVRAGGVPIRVASKSIRVREVLDAVLRLPGYRGILAFTLAEALWLSAGSDDVVVGYPTADRQSLARLIADESAAARITLMVDDPAQLDLIDAVAGPSARTELRVALDVDASWRAPGLGHVGVHRSPLHTAQDAAGLARLVAERPGFRLVGLMMYEAQIAGQPDAAGAEDAVIRWMQRRSAAELRERRAEVVERVREVAHLDFVNGGGTGSLESTAADLAVTELTAGSGLLAGHLFDGYRAFDPAPAAGFALDVVRRPAPDIATVLGGGWVASGPAGDSRLARPVWPAGLRMLPREGAGEVQTPLRGPAAMHLAVGDRVWFRHAKSGELAERVAEFALVSAGAIVDRIPTYRGEGMAFL from the coding sequence GTGACGATCGATCTTCTGGCCCGGGATGGCGCGGCGACTCTCTCCGCTGAGCGCTGGCGGACCCCGGCGCGGTACTGGGCGGAGCTGTCGGCGGCGACGGCGCATCTGCCGGCACCGGTGGCGGCGATCGATCGCGAAGCACTGTCGTACAACGCCCTCGACATGATGGTGCGCGCCGGGGGCGTCCCCATCCGAGTGGCGAGCAAATCCATCCGCGTCCGCGAGGTGCTCGACGCCGTCCTCCGGCTGCCCGGGTACCGCGGCATCCTGGCTTTCACCCTCGCCGAGGCGCTCTGGCTGAGCGCCGGCTCCGACGATGTCGTCGTGGGCTACCCCACGGCCGACCGGCAGAGCCTCGCCAGACTCATCGCCGACGAGTCGGCGGCGGCCCGGATCACGCTGATGGTGGACGATCCCGCCCAGCTCGACCTCATCGACGCCGTCGCCGGGCCGTCCGCACGTACCGAGCTGCGGGTGGCGCTGGATGTGGACGCCTCGTGGCGCGCTCCGGGGCTCGGTCATGTCGGGGTGCACCGCTCGCCGCTTCACACGGCCCAGGATGCCGCGGGTCTCGCACGGCTCGTCGCCGAGCGTCCGGGCTTCCGATTGGTCGGGCTGATGATGTACGAGGCCCAGATCGCGGGCCAGCCGGACGCGGCCGGGGCCGAGGACGCCGTCATCCGCTGGATGCAGCGCCGATCCGCGGCGGAGCTGCGTGAGCGTCGCGCAGAGGTCGTGGAGCGCGTCCGCGAGGTCGCGCACCTCGACTTCGTCAACGGCGGGGGCACGGGGTCGCTCGAGTCGACAGCCGCCGACCTCGCCGTCACCGAGCTGACCGCCGGGAGCGGGCTGCTCGCGGGTCACCTCTTCGACGGATACCGTGCGTTCGACCCGGCCCCCGCCGCCGGGTTCGCCCTCGATGTGGTCCGCAGGCCCGCACCCGACATCGCCACCGTCCTCGGGGGCGGATGGGTCGCCTCGGGCCCTGCGGGGGACTCACGCCTGGCTCGACCGGTCTGGCCGGCGGGGCTTCGGATGCTGCCGCGCGAGGGCGCGGGAGAGGTCCAAACCCCGCTGCGCGGACCGGCCGCGATGCACCTCGCGGTCGGAGACCGCGTCTGGTTCCGGCATGCCAAGAGCGGAGAACTCGCAGAGCGCGTGGCCGAGTTCGCCCTCGTGTCCGCGGGAGCGATCGTCGATCGGATTCCGACCTACCGCGGCGAAGGGATGGCCTTCCTGTGA